One part of the Bdellovibrio sp. KM01 genome encodes these proteins:
- a CDS encoding DUF3465 domain-containing protein codes for MKLTTRLLSVLLSVAAISSQAHAYYQASGNDSAIVSAMESHRRVDFVEGSDMEVIQVLPDDTNGNQHQKWVVRLSNGKTMQAVYNSDMCPRVPVQVGDRVAMGGMFLWTNQGGLLHWLHHDPRGNRPDGYVLLNGVYYCKD; via the coding sequence ATGAAGTTAACGACTCGTTTACTTTCAGTTCTTTTGTCAGTTGCCGCAATTTCAAGCCAAGCACATGCATACTACCAAGCATCCGGAAATGATTCTGCAATCGTAAGTGCGATGGAATCTCACAGACGCGTGGATTTCGTTGAAGGTTCAGACATGGAAGTTATCCAAGTGTTGCCTGACGACACGAATGGCAATCAACACCAAAAGTGGGTTGTGAGACTTTCAAATGGAAAAACAATGCAAGCCGTGTACAATTCAGATATGTGCCCACGCGTTCCAGTTCAAGTCGGTGATCGCGTCGCTATGGGGGGAATGTTCCTTTGGACAAACCAAGGTGGTTTGCTTCACTGGCTCCATCACGATCCACGCGGCAACCGTCCTGACGGTTATGTGCTGCTAAATGGAGTTTACTATTGCAAAGACTAG
- the greB gene encoding transcription elongation factor GreB gives MDNNKNYITPEGLAKLRDEYQALMHGERPKIVEIVQWAASNGDRSENADYQYGKKRLREIDRRVHFLTKRIEDAEVVDPKLMKGDKVLFSATVTLVNEDGEELTYQIVGEDEFDPKAGKISWKSPVARALLGKKLGDEVKLIKPSGEVFVTIENVEYK, from the coding sequence ATGGATAATAACAAGAACTACATCACCCCCGAAGGTCTAGCCAAACTCCGCGACGAGTACCAGGCGCTCATGCATGGAGAGCGTCCGAAGATTGTGGAGATCGTGCAGTGGGCCGCGAGCAATGGTGATCGTTCTGAAAATGCTGATTATCAGTATGGAAAAAAACGTCTGCGTGAAATTGACCGTCGTGTGCATTTTCTGACGAAAAGAATTGAAGATGCTGAAGTCGTGGATCCAAAATTGATGAAGGGTGATAAGGTTTTATTCAGCGCCACGGTGACATTGGTTAATGAAGATGGTGAAGAGCTCACATATCAAATCGTCGGTGAAGATGAGTTTGATCCCAAGGCTGGTAAGATTTCGTGGAAGTCTCCGGTTGCGCGAGCTTTGCTTGGAAAGAAGCTCGGAGATGAGGTGAAACTCATCAAACCTTCTGGGGAAGTTTTCGTAACGATCGAGAATGTCGAGTATAAGTAA
- a CDS encoding FecR domain-containing protein, which yields MKNQVKRLVVAAISSSSVFALTWIWYQSTDKQQNSHTNEKPLAYVGKVVDDIQRRPATRLLWQLVNSGEPLYDGEAIRTSDRGEVRIQFTDSDRYLDLEPESLIVIKKSQGEIALDLMEGSLFVNAKAGNEDGNAPGLVLNSANGKVDLSQASASLSKGSGNSVDVQVLEGKASVKSKDGKSQEISTGSFGALGASGLQFDKNSVKITSPNLQKPVAMNADDLQPIPIKWSGFPANAQVSLFTGTNRREMKEMAKAPAGDSVIMAKLPFGKHYWKLVAKSADGESLGESPIYRTEIQARYAPTVTFPTADVEIPAHTNPFDMTFKWQKSDDTRQMTLQVWSDAKLTQPIATKTFTTEDSYTMPGLQEGTYYWRMTSYFNDSDKPVLGKMQKFSVKFTEMLKQASAEAAAPTPAPKPEVKPLAFTMTESQMTQYFVDAPKVNMSWGTENMQNVSAYRVRLHDETQTAADVQPVEVKENKLTAAVPKPGRYIASIEAVDKDGQVVGSGTSQAITVTPMPILKAPLFIPAEGPLQASMDGRSTLEWNKIDGAADYELVIKKDGKELKRTKYKNTSTAIRNLLPGEYEVMISAQDTYGRAGETGPVRKLIVPDKSNLKAPTLKKIKVN from the coding sequence ATGAAAAATCAAGTGAAGAGATTAGTTGTCGCTGCGATAAGCTCGTCATCTGTTTTTGCGCTTACGTGGATCTGGTATCAGTCAACGGATAAGCAGCAAAACTCTCATACCAATGAGAAACCGCTGGCTTACGTCGGCAAAGTTGTCGATGACATCCAACGCCGGCCCGCAACACGCTTGCTGTGGCAACTAGTGAACTCCGGTGAACCACTTTACGACGGTGAAGCAATTCGTACTTCTGACCGCGGTGAAGTGCGCATTCAATTTACAGATTCAGATCGCTATTTGGATTTAGAGCCAGAATCATTGATTGTTATTAAAAAATCCCAGGGCGAAATCGCTCTTGATTTGATGGAAGGTAGTCTTTTCGTTAATGCGAAAGCCGGCAACGAAGATGGCAACGCTCCAGGACTCGTGCTAAATTCCGCGAACGGTAAAGTCGACTTGAGTCAGGCATCCGCCTCTCTATCTAAAGGCAGTGGCAACTCGGTCGATGTCCAAGTCCTTGAAGGTAAAGCGTCGGTGAAATCCAAAGACGGTAAAAGTCAGGAGATCTCAACGGGAAGTTTCGGTGCCTTGGGGGCGAGTGGTTTGCAGTTTGATAAAAACAGTGTGAAAATCACCAGCCCGAATTTGCAAAAACCTGTGGCTATGAACGCCGATGATTTGCAACCGATTCCCATTAAATGGTCAGGCTTCCCGGCAAATGCGCAAGTCTCTCTTTTCACCGGTACAAATCGTCGTGAGATGAAGGAAATGGCAAAAGCACCTGCAGGTGATTCTGTCATTATGGCGAAGCTTCCATTTGGTAAGCACTATTGGAAACTCGTGGCGAAATCCGCCGATGGCGAGTCCCTTGGCGAGAGTCCTATTTATAGAACCGAAATCCAGGCTCGCTATGCCCCGACTGTGACTTTCCCTACAGCCGACGTGGAAATTCCAGCTCACACAAATCCGTTTGATATGACTTTCAAATGGCAAAAAAGCGATGACACTCGTCAGATGACTTTACAGGTTTGGTCAGATGCTAAATTGACTCAACCGATTGCCACGAAAACATTCACGACAGAAGACAGCTATACGATGCCGGGCCTTCAAGAAGGCACGTATTACTGGCGCATGACTTCTTACTTTAACGATTCAGACAAACCCGTGCTTGGCAAAATGCAGAAATTCTCTGTGAAATTCACAGAGATGTTAAAGCAAGCTTCAGCTGAAGCTGCAGCACCAACCCCTGCTCCGAAACCAGAGGTAAAACCTTTGGCCTTCACGATGACGGAATCTCAAATGACTCAGTACTTCGTGGATGCTCCAAAAGTAAATATGTCCTGGGGTACCGAGAACATGCAAAATGTCAGCGCCTACCGCGTAAGACTGCATGATGAGACTCAAACCGCAGCAGATGTACAGCCCGTGGAAGTGAAAGAAAACAAACTGACGGCAGCAGTTCCAAAACCAGGCCGTTACATCGCATCCATTGAGGCCGTGGATAAAGACGGCCAAGTTGTGGGCTCTGGTACTTCGCAAGCCATCACTGTCACACCGATGCCAATCCTGAAAGCTCCTTTATTCATCCCGGCTGAAGGCCCATTGCAAGCCTCGATGGATGGTCGCTCTACTTTAGAGTGGAATAAAATTGACGGTGCTGCTGATTACGAACTCGTGATCAAAAAAGACGGCAAAGAATTGAAACGCACTAAATACAAAAACACGTCCACTGCCATCCGCAATCTTTTGCCGGGTGAGTATGAAGTGATGATCTCGGCCCAAGACACTTACGGGCGTGCCGGAGAAACAGGGCCAGTTCGCAAATTGATCGTGCCGGATAAATCGAACTTGAAGGCACCGACATTAAAGAAGATTAAAGTGAATTGA
- a CDS encoding adenylate/guanylate cyclase domain-containing protein codes for MRIPISTKLITVTILILVASTGAITLISSNYFEKKASEQVDIANLESASAKAKEVDNIIASLIDKTRTNGSLLMKGAAAAEDLDFNFTKDKNFVALEVLKLNGSSVESVARKVKEDVLKPYLLGESYFVNLRAWQQFPVRNLAEGSIEIKNASYPKAPAMITIGIPLVKDAQGKITHVVLADVMMAPLQKPFTDLSERTQYLIDGQGEVLAHKDEQKAISRLSMKAYPFVTKAMNTKSPQYQTKFVDPETQSNFFGASVKTSYGPMVISQTSEAAILEVSNEVKRRAIFVAGSAISLAIFFIFLFSMTLTSPIEKLAGLINMVSRGNFDVKAREHVKSHDEVGDLASAFDHMTEGLKERDKVKSLFSKFHGSAVTEDLIGKDIGVGGQSKNVVVFFSDIRGFTAFSEKRSPEEVVEMLNEYFGVMVGIINAHGGVVDKFIGDAIMAVWGAPKTGPKDAFNAVRACLEMRRGLDKLNETRIARGQPPINIGMGLHAGPAISGTIGSDERMEYTVIGNTVNTASRIEASTKAFGADLLVTDSVIDQVGDAFKTELAGAAEVKGRSEAIKMYKVRAYKAGDKYVEVKTPYSDYEAESADKVKVKAS; via the coding sequence ATGAGAATACCCATCTCAACCAAACTCATCACAGTGACGATCCTGATTCTGGTGGCCTCCACCGGTGCGATCACACTGATTTCATCAAACTACTTCGAGAAAAAAGCCTCGGAGCAAGTCGATATCGCCAATCTGGAATCTGCTTCGGCGAAAGCCAAAGAAGTTGATAACATCATCGCATCGTTGATCGATAAAACGCGTACGAACGGTTCCCTGCTGATGAAGGGTGCAGCAGCAGCGGAAGATTTGGATTTCAATTTTACCAAAGACAAAAACTTTGTGGCTTTGGAAGTCTTAAAATTAAATGGCTCTTCAGTGGAGTCCGTGGCTCGAAAAGTGAAAGAAGATGTGCTTAAGCCTTATCTGTTGGGTGAGTCTTATTTCGTTAACTTGCGTGCTTGGCAGCAGTTTCCGGTGCGTAACTTGGCTGAAGGCAGCATCGAAATCAAAAATGCCTCTTATCCAAAAGCTCCTGCGATGATCACAATCGGTATCCCGTTAGTGAAAGATGCTCAGGGGAAAATCACTCATGTGGTTTTGGCTGACGTCATGATGGCTCCATTGCAAAAACCCTTCACGGATCTTTCCGAGCGCACTCAATATCTGATTGATGGCCAAGGTGAGGTTCTTGCTCATAAAGACGAACAAAAAGCGATCTCTCGTTTAAGCATGAAAGCCTACCCGTTCGTGACAAAAGCGATGAACACCAAGTCGCCGCAATATCAAACAAAGTTCGTGGACCCTGAAACTCAGTCTAACTTCTTTGGTGCGTCCGTTAAGACTTCCTATGGTCCAATGGTAATTTCACAAACATCCGAGGCTGCGATCCTGGAAGTATCGAATGAAGTAAAACGCCGAGCGATCTTTGTGGCGGGTTCCGCGATCTCGCTGGCGATTTTCTTTATCTTCCTGTTCTCTATGACCCTGACCTCCCCGATTGAAAAATTGGCAGGTTTGATCAACATGGTTTCCAGAGGTAATTTCGACGTAAAAGCCCGCGAACATGTGAAATCCCACGATGAGGTGGGCGACTTGGCTTCCGCATTCGACCACATGACTGAGGGTCTTAAAGAACGTGACAAGGTGAAAAGCTTGTTCTCGAAGTTCCACGGCTCGGCGGTAACTGAGGACTTGATCGGTAAAGACATCGGTGTCGGCGGTCAAAGTAAAAACGTGGTGGTCTTTTTCTCGGATATCCGTGGCTTCACAGCTTTCTCTGAAAAACGATCTCCTGAAGAAGTCGTGGAAATGCTGAATGAATACTTTGGTGTGATGGTAGGAATCATCAATGCCCACGGCGGAGTTGTCGATAAATTTATCGGGGATGCGATTATGGCCGTTTGGGGGGCTCCTAAAACAGGTCCAAAAGATGCATTCAATGCAGTTCGTGCCTGCCTGGAAATGCGCCGGGGCTTGGACAAATTAAATGAAACCCGCATTGCCCGCGGCCAGCCTCCGATCAATATCGGTATGGGCTTGCATGCAGGCCCTGCGATCTCCGGAACGATCGGTTCTGACGAGCGCATGGAATATACAGTTATCGGTAATACCGTGAACACCGCTTCCCGTATCGAAGCTTCAACGAAAGCCTTTGGTGCTGACTTGCTGGTCACTGACTCGGTTATCGACCAAGTGGGCGATGCGTTTAAAACCGAGCTTGCGGGAGCCGCCGAAGTCAAAGGCCGCTCTGAGGCGATCAAGATGTATAAAGTCCGTGCCTACAAGGCGGGAGACAAATACGTCGAGGTCAAAACGCCGTATTCCGATTACGAAGCCGAATCTGCTGATAAAGTGAAAGTCAAAGCGTCTTAA
- a CDS encoding response regulator codes for MPILRKSYDTPVLIVDDNQADRLVLRQALKTLGFYEIQEAEDGRLAEYKIENACKIGEPFQLVFVDLRMPRENGLILIESLRSRANTSGMYVIMITGAADLDNVEAAFRKGVDDLLVKPLTLSHLRLKVDKFLNRAA; via the coding sequence ATGCCAATATTGCGTAAAAGTTACGATACTCCAGTACTTATCGTTGATGACAATCAAGCGGATCGTTTGGTTTTGCGCCAGGCGCTTAAAACTTTGGGTTTTTATGAAATTCAAGAGGCCGAGGATGGTCGTCTGGCAGAATATAAAATCGAGAATGCCTGCAAAATCGGTGAACCGTTTCAATTGGTTTTTGTGGATCTGCGTATGCCTCGTGAAAATGGTCTTATTTTAATTGAATCTCTAAGGTCCCGTGCAAATACTTCTGGAATGTATGTAATTATGATTACCGGAGCAGCGGACCTTGATAACGTCGAGGCAGCATTTCGCAAAGGTGTCGATGACCTATTGGTGAAGCCCTTGACCTTGTCTCACCTTCGGTTGAAGGTGGACAAGTTTCTAAACAGGGCCGCGTGA
- a CDS encoding ATP-binding protein: MSFKEKFRRRLVLVGMPLAVAILVGLAFLSIHATQEYKRVSERRDHSTEVLHALKAILENVVSSDTGQRGYLLTGDVRFLAPFEKARAEMPVLIGRLQRLTEQDEIQRESFQVFADLISQHGIYMSETVEAYRLGRKAQVIARFASGESHDLMMQIRAQIERMDAAEGKVLQQYRELVERKGAFLQQAIIYGLLFSTILICTAFILMGLEIRRRIQVESDLQKASGYKTAFLAKMSHEIRTPMNGILGMAEILEQTTLDKDQQQYLSTMQDSARALLALVNDILDISKIESGKLELESSHFSLPKLIHSLRGIFEYTSRHKGIPLRIIIDPQVGSNFIGDALRLRQVLINLVGNAFKFSHKGEITLSVSSLGISNEGTQTLRFEVEDQGIGLDEVTLAKLFTSFSQGDVSTTRKFGGTGLGLSISKQLVEMMNGKIFAEGTPGVGSRFTIDLTLPVGNLALDEVGALPEVPNLKSLRHAHVLVVEDNLINQKVVEGMLKKMGHDYSIVNNGQEAIEFLESNNADIILMDGHMPVLDGYEATRKIRHSGKGYYNIPIISTTANAIKGEYEKALEAGMDDCCIKPLSYQDLFSKIENLIRVHDRVGSSGQCNWVQTSALDELRRLHDGEVGLIHDLADLFFDSALKEIVEMKDLEKKAKFQDIVERAHKLKSSCRTLGLVHMADVCESIEKMYLEWTDKERVKALVNLERCYNKSREELVTALERYGYANIA; the protein is encoded by the coding sequence ATGAGCTTTAAAGAGAAATTTCGTCGCCGTCTTGTGCTAGTTGGAATGCCTCTGGCCGTTGCCATTCTGGTAGGTTTGGCGTTTTTGTCTATTCATGCCACCCAAGAGTATAAGCGAGTCTCTGAACGCAGAGACCACAGCACAGAGGTCCTGCATGCCCTCAAGGCGATCCTAGAAAATGTCGTCAGCTCCGATACGGGACAAAGAGGATACTTGCTAACGGGTGATGTTCGCTTTTTAGCTCCTTTTGAAAAAGCACGCGCGGAAATGCCCGTCTTGATAGGTCGCTTGCAAAGGTTAACAGAACAGGACGAGATTCAAAGAGAAAGTTTCCAGGTGTTCGCAGACCTCATCAGTCAACATGGAATCTATATGAGTGAAACTGTGGAAGCCTATCGATTGGGACGCAAAGCTCAAGTTATTGCGCGATTTGCTTCCGGTGAGAGCCATGATCTGATGATGCAGATTCGGGCCCAAATCGAAAGAATGGATGCCGCTGAAGGCAAGGTGCTCCAGCAATATAGGGAACTGGTTGAACGCAAAGGAGCCTTTCTTCAACAGGCCATTATTTACGGACTTCTGTTTAGCACTATCTTGATCTGTACTGCTTTTATTTTAATGGGACTGGAAATTAGACGCCGTATTCAAGTGGAATCTGATTTGCAAAAAGCCTCAGGCTATAAGACTGCATTTTTAGCTAAAATGAGCCACGAAATTCGTACTCCCATGAATGGGATTTTAGGTATGGCGGAAATTTTGGAGCAGACGACATTGGACAAAGACCAGCAGCAGTACCTCTCGACCATGCAAGATTCAGCGCGGGCTTTGTTGGCTTTGGTGAATGATATTTTAGACATTTCAAAAATTGAGTCGGGCAAGCTCGAGTTAGAGTCTTCTCACTTTTCGCTTCCCAAGCTGATTCATTCTTTACGGGGCATATTCGAATACACTTCACGGCACAAAGGTATTCCATTGCGTATTATTATCGATCCCCAGGTCGGATCTAATTTTATTGGAGATGCTCTGAGGTTGCGCCAGGTTTTGATTAATCTGGTCGGAAATGCTTTTAAGTTTTCGCATAAAGGAGAGATTACGTTATCGGTGTCCTCCTTGGGTATTTCGAATGAGGGCACTCAAACTTTGAGGTTTGAAGTGGAGGACCAAGGGATTGGTCTTGACGAGGTGACGCTCGCGAAATTGTTTACGTCATTTTCTCAAGGGGATGTTTCGACGACTCGAAAGTTTGGCGGAACCGGCTTGGGACTTTCAATTTCCAAACAGCTTGTGGAGATGATGAATGGAAAAATTTTTGCGGAAGGTACTCCCGGTGTGGGGTCGCGATTTACTATTGATTTGACTCTGCCGGTGGGAAATCTTGCCCTTGATGAGGTGGGAGCTTTGCCCGAGGTGCCGAATTTGAAATCATTGCGGCATGCCCATGTTCTGGTGGTCGAAGACAATTTGATCAATCAAAAAGTCGTCGAAGGTATGCTTAAAAAAATGGGACATGATTACTCTATTGTAAATAATGGCCAAGAAGCCATTGAATTTCTGGAGAGCAACAACGCTGACATCATTTTGATGGATGGTCATATGCCCGTACTGGACGGTTATGAGGCGACCCGTAAGATTCGTCATAGTGGGAAAGGTTACTATAACATTCCAATCATTTCGACGACTGCCAATGCGATTAAGGGGGAGTATGAAAAAGCCCTAGAAGCGGGCATGGATGACTGCTGTATTAAACCACTATCATATCAGGATCTTTTCAGTAAAATTGAAAACCTCATCCGTGTACATGATCGGGTGGGTTCTTCTGGGCAGTGCAATTGGGTGCAGACAAGTGCACTGGATGAGCTAAGGAGGCTTCATGACGGAGAAGTGGGCTTGATTCATGACCTTGCAGATTTATTTTTTGATTCGGCGCTAAAAGAAATTGTCGAAATGAAAGATTTAGAAAAGAAAGCAAAATTTCAAGATATCGTGGAGCGTGCGCATAAGTTGAAATCGTCATGTCGCACCTTAGGATTGGTTCATATGGCGGATGTCTGTGAATCAATTGAAAAGATGTATCTTGAGTGGACAGACAAAGAACGAGTGAAGGCACTGGTAAATCTGGAACGCTGTTATAATAAAAGTAGAGAAGAGCTTGTGACGGCTCTTGAAAGATATGGATATGCCAATATTGCGTAA